A stretch of Peteryoungia algae DNA encodes these proteins:
- a CDS encoding ABC transporter permease gives MSIDATVIIDEPPFFKRMFRMLLADKFALCAAIFLLIILVMAVIGPSWLGDLATKQNLRGRNAAPFDFERAWVWWMGADALGRPLLARIIVATQNTVMVAAGAVLISAVVGTVLGLIAGFTTPRVSQIIMRLADVIMSFPSLLIAVIVLYILGSSILNLMMVLAITRIPVYLRTTRAEVLEIRERMFVQAARVMGASSKRILFRHILPVVLPTLTTLATLDFAYVMLAESALSFLGIGIQPPEITWGLMISQGRQYLTNAWWLSFWPGLAIILTTMSLNLLSNWLRIALDPVQRWRLEMKGAKHG, from the coding sequence ATGTCCATCGACGCCACCGTCATCATCGACGAGCCTCCCTTCTTCAAACGCATGTTCCGCATGCTGCTCGCCGACAAGTTCGCGCTTTGCGCCGCGATCTTTCTTCTCATCATCCTGGTGATGGCCGTCATTGGCCCCAGCTGGCTTGGTGATCTTGCCACCAAGCAGAACCTGCGTGGCAGAAATGCAGCGCCCTTCGATTTCGAGAGGGCATGGGTCTGGTGGATGGGGGCTGACGCGCTCGGTCGGCCGCTCTTGGCCCGCATCATCGTGGCTACCCAGAACACCGTGATGGTCGCGGCCGGTGCCGTGCTGATTTCGGCTGTCGTCGGGACGGTTCTGGGCCTGATCGCCGGCTTTACCACGCCGCGCGTCAGCCAGATCATCATGCGTCTCGCAGACGTCATCATGTCATTTCCGTCGCTGCTTATCGCTGTAATCGTCCTCTATATCCTGGGGTCTTCGATCCTCAATCTGATGATGGTGCTCGCGATCACCCGGATCCCGGTCTATTTGCGCACCACACGCGCGGAGGTGCTGGAAATCCGCGAACGCATGTTCGTGCAGGCGGCACGTGTCATGGGTGCATCGAGCAAGCGCATCCTGTTCCGGCACATCCTGCCGGTGGTTCTCCCGACCCTGACCACGCTCGCCACACTCGACTTTGCCTATGTGATGCTTGCCGAAAGTGCCTTGTCCTTCCTCGGCATCGGCATCCAGCCGCCGGAGATCACCTGGGGCCTGATGATCAGCCAGGGGCGCCAATATCTCACCAATGCCTGGTGGCTTTCCTTCTGGCCGGGGCTCGCGATCATCCTCACGACGATGTCGCTGAACCTTCTGTCCAACTGGCTGCGGATTGCGCTCGATCCGGTGCAGCGCTGGCGCCTGGAAATGAAAGGGGCCAAGCATGGCTGA
- a CDS encoding ABC transporter ATP-binding protein, producing MADHLLEVRNLSVEFHTAVGVVKAVRDMSYHLDRGETLAILGESGSGKSVSASAIMDLIDMPPGRISSGEILLDGVDLLTMPLSERREINGRKIAMIFQDPLSHLNPVYTVGWQIREALTTHGTERAKAQAEALRLLGRVGIPDPAHALDKYPHEFSGGQRQRVMIAMALALRPDLLIADEPTTALDVTVQAEVLALLKELQRETGMAVLIITHDLGVVAEIADRVVVMEKGVLVEAGMVREVYKNPRHAYTKKLIAAAPGKGEMHEPLKGKEPVLRVRDVHKNYGAFTALKGVSFDLLAGETLAIVGESGSGKSTLARILLRLDEPDSGTALWKGRDLFQLSPAELYKLRRDLQMVFQDPTQSLNPRMTVYQLISEAWVIHPDILPKAKWRDRVAELLTQVGLGPEHMGRYPHQFSGGQRQRIAIARALALEPQLIICDEAVSALDVSVQAQVIALLDGLRKTMGIAFIFIAHDLPVVRDFADHVMVMQKGEVVELGTVREIFDTPQKPYTQALLAAGLDPDPDVQAQNRAARLSRAS from the coding sequence ATGGCTGACCATCTTCTCGAAGTCCGCAACCTCTCGGTCGAATTTCATACCGCGGTTGGCGTGGTGAAGGCCGTACGCGACATGTCGTATCATCTGGATCGCGGCGAGACGCTGGCGATCCTCGGCGAAAGCGGGTCGGGCAAGTCGGTGTCGGCTTCGGCGATCATGGACCTCATAGACATGCCGCCCGGTCGCATCTCCTCGGGTGAGATCCTGCTTGATGGTGTCGACCTGCTGACGATGCCCCTGTCGGAGCGCCGCGAAATCAACGGTCGCAAGATTGCGATGATCTTCCAGGATCCGCTCAGCCATCTCAATCCGGTCTACACCGTCGGCTGGCAGATCCGGGAGGCCCTCACCACCCATGGGACAGAGCGCGCGAAGGCGCAGGCCGAGGCGCTCCGGCTTCTCGGACGCGTCGGCATTCCCGACCCCGCGCATGCGCTCGACAAATATCCGCACGAGTTCTCCGGCGGTCAGCGTCAGCGTGTCATGATCGCCATGGCGCTCGCCCTGCGTCCCGACCTTCTGATCGCGGATGAGCCGACAACCGCGCTCGATGTCACCGTGCAGGCCGAGGTGCTGGCGCTTCTCAAGGAGTTGCAGCGCGAGACCGGAATGGCCGTCCTTATCATCACGCACGATCTCGGCGTAGTGGCCGAGATCGCGGACCGTGTCGTGGTGATGGAGAAGGGCGTTCTGGTCGAGGCCGGCATGGTGCGTGAGGTCTACAAGAACCCGCGGCATGCCTATACGAAAAAGCTGATCGCTGCAGCGCCCGGCAAGGGCGAGATGCATGAACCGCTGAAGGGTAAAGAACCGGTCTTGCGTGTGCGGGACGTGCATAAGAACTATGGTGCCTTCACGGCGTTGAAGGGTGTATCCTTCGACCTTCTGGCCGGCGAGACTCTTGCCATTGTTGGCGAAAGCGGTTCGGGCAAATCGACGCTCGCCCGCATCCTGCTCAGGCTCGACGAACCGGATTCGGGCACCGCGCTGTGGAAGGGCAGGGACTTGTTCCAGCTGTCGCCGGCGGAGCTTTACAAGCTCAGGCGCGACCTGCAGATGGTCTTCCAGGACCCCACCCAGTCGCTCAATCCACGCATGACCGTCTACCAGCTCATTTCAGAAGCCTGGGTCATCCACCCCGATATCTTGCCCAAGGCGAAGTGGCGGGACCGGGTTGCCGAACTGCTGACCCAGGTGGGCTTGGGGCCTGAGCATATGGGTCGCTACCCGCACCAGTTTTCCGGCGGACAGCGCCAGCGCATCGCGATTGCTCGGGCGCTTGCGCTCGAGCCGCAGCTGATCATCTGCGACGAGGCCGTATCCGCGCTCGACGTGTCGGTCCAGGCGCAGGTCATCGCGCTTCTCGACGGGCTGCGAAAGACGATGGGCATCGCCTTCATCTTCATCGCGCATGATTTGCCCGTGGTGCGCGACTTCGCGGATCACGTCATGGTCATGCAGAAGGGCGAGGTCGTCGAGCTTGGGACCGTGCGCGAAATCTTCGACACACCGCAGAAGCCTTATACCCAGGCGCTGCTCGCTGCCGGGCTCGATCCCGATCCAGATGTGCAGGCGCAGAACCGCGCTGCCCGTCTGAGCCGCGCCTCCTAA
- a CDS encoding DMT family transporter: MQVEGRRERVSAAELFATGAAAVLAASGVGNLHVHGSAVLAAGLAGFSGAMIIVGTSQSGFAPAIGLGLVGALLQAGIHLILKSMTRGVATSTLVVWSLSLAVPISLSLAVAFFAMPGNWELALLALQSVVGTSCMGLMTHALSIAPASVVAPIDFLRLPLVALGGSALFNESIALTTVVGAIPICLAALMAGRPQGVKASN, from the coding sequence ATGCAGGTAGAAGGGAGGCGCGAGCGGGTTTCCGCAGCAGAGCTCTTCGCGACCGGGGCGGCGGCGGTGCTGGCCGCGTCCGGCGTCGGGAACTTGCATGTCCACGGAAGTGCCGTGCTCGCTGCAGGGCTGGCCGGATTTTCCGGTGCGATGATCATTGTCGGCACGTCTCAGTCCGGCTTTGCGCCGGCTATCGGGCTCGGTCTTGTCGGCGCGCTTCTGCAAGCCGGTATCCACTTGATCCTGAAATCGATGACGCGTGGCGTTGCGACCTCGACCCTGGTCGTCTGGAGCTTGTCGCTGGCCGTGCCGATCTCGTTATCGCTCGCTGTGGCCTTCTTCGCCATGCCGGGAAACTGGGAGCTGGCGCTGCTCGCCCTTCAGAGCGTGGTCGGTACCAGCTGCATGGGCCTCATGACGCATGCCCTGTCGATTGCTCCCGCAAGCGTCGTCGCGCCGATCGATTTTCTGCGCCTACCTCTCGTGGCACTCGGCGGTTCTGCCTTGTTCAACGAAAGCATTGCTCTGACCACTGTGGTCGGAGCGATCCCGATCTGTCTCGCCGCGCTCATGGCTGGGCGCCCGCAAGGCGTGAAAGCTTCAAACTGA
- a CDS encoding FadR/GntR family transcriptional regulator, translating to MGLQSGTARKSLADQVFERMHRAIKSGSYQPDERLPTEHDLAIEFEVSRPIIREALRRLREQGFIYSRRGAGSFVRSVGMKQPLGFGQLENVADLLNCYEFRLTLEPAAAEAAAMRHTPAALASIREALELMRDATNRQAHREDADFQFHVAIARAANNTYFSTAMEALKDHIAVGMRFHGVSVKRDAAGLSRVFAEHEAIATAIAAGEGARAKELMHAHLTGSRARLFQTSASLAAQSEG from the coding sequence ATGGGACTTCAGAGCGGAACGGCACGCAAGAGCCTGGCGGATCAGGTGTTCGAGCGCATGCATCGGGCAATCAAGTCGGGGTCTTACCAACCGGACGAACGGCTGCCGACCGAGCATGATCTCGCGATCGAATTCGAAGTGTCGCGCCCCATTATCCGGGAAGCCCTGCGCCGGCTTCGCGAGCAGGGTTTCATCTACTCCCGGCGTGGTGCCGGCAGTTTCGTGCGGTCCGTGGGCATGAAACAGCCGCTCGGCTTTGGCCAGTTGGAAAATGTTGCGGATCTTCTCAATTGCTATGAGTTTCGCCTGACGCTTGAGCCGGCTGCGGCAGAAGCTGCCGCCATGCGCCACACGCCTGCGGCACTCGCCTCGATCCGCGAGGCGCTCGAACTGATGCGCGATGCCACCAACCGTCAAGCCCATCGCGAGGATGCCGACTTCCAGTTCCATGTCGCCATCGCCCGTGCTGCCAACAACACCTATTTCTCGACCGCCATGGAGGCCCTGAAGGACCACATTGCCGTCGGCATGCGTTTCCACGGTGTCTCGGTCAAGCGTGACGCTGCCGGGCTGTCGCGCGTGTTTGCCGAGCACGAAGCGATTGCGACGGCGATCGCAGCAGGGGAAGGCGCCCGGGCGAAAGAACTCATGCATGCCCATCTGACCGGTTCGCGTGCGCGTCTCTTCCAGACGAGTGCTTCTCTGGCAGCCCAGTCCGAGGGGTGA
- a CDS encoding dihydrodipicolinate synthase family protein: MSKKAFVALVTCFNEDETINYEATRAQVRRQVAAGNNIMCAGTNGDFSALTFEEKVTLAEAVVDEVGGRVDVIVNAGMPATFETIKLAKEFDRIGVTAIAVITPFFIACTQDGLVRHFSTVADAVKTPIYLYDIPARTQNHIEPETARKLASHGNIAGIKDSGGAKETLEAYLAVSRDMPGFDVYSGPDHLVLWALQNGAAGCISGLGNALPDVLAGILRGYNSGDLTEAERQQAVFAAFRTDLYALGFAPAMVKRALYLQDATVGASRQPALLPDPEQDAKIAEILRRYGVVARG, from the coding sequence ATGTCGAAAAAGGCCTTCGTCGCGCTCGTCACCTGCTTCAACGAGGACGAGACGATCAATTACGAAGCCACACGTGCGCAAGTCCGCCGTCAGGTCGCGGCTGGCAACAACATCATGTGTGCCGGCACCAATGGTGATTTCTCGGCGCTGACCTTTGAGGAAAAGGTGACGCTTGCCGAAGCGGTGGTCGACGAAGTCGGCGGGCGCGTCGACGTGATCGTCAATGCCGGCATGCCTGCGACCTTCGAGACGATCAAGCTCGCGAAGGAATTTGACCGTATTGGCGTGACGGCCATCGCCGTCATCACGCCCTTCTTCATCGCCTGCACCCAGGACGGCCTTGTCAGGCATTTCTCGACGGTTGCGGATGCGGTAAAGACGCCGATCTATCTCTATGACATTCCGGCCCGCACGCAGAACCACATCGAGCCGGAGACGGCGCGCAAGCTTGCGTCCCATGGCAACATCGCCGGCATCAAGGACTCGGGTGGTGCCAAGGAGACACTGGAAGCCTATCTCGCCGTGTCTCGCGACATGCCGGGCTTCGATGTCTATTCCGGTCCTGATCATCTCGTGCTCTGGGCGCTGCAGAACGGCGCTGCGGGCTGCATTTCCGGTCTCGGCAATGCCCTGCCCGATGTGCTGGCCGGTATCCTGAGGGGCTACAATAGCGGCGATCTCACCGAGGCCGAGCGCCAGCAGGCGGTCTTTGCCGCCTTTCGCACGGATCTCTACGCCCTTGGTTTCGCTCCGGCCATGGTCAAGCGGGCGCTTTACCTGCAGGATGCGACAGTCGGCGCCAGTCGGCAGCCGGCGCTGCTGCCGGATCCGGAGCAGGACGCGAAGATTGCGGAGATCCTGCGCCGATATGGTGTTGTCGCCAGGGGCTGA
- a CDS encoding ABC transporter permease: MLSFIRKRAVASLISLIGLVVMVFFLSRLTGDPAALFLPVEASEEMKNQFRELHGLNDPLLVQFSRYVGDVMTGDLGESLRKARPALDVVLEAFVWTLWLAVITMSLVTVAAIVVGSLAAFRAGGFFDRFSSIVSLVGASVPDFWLAIVAIVVFAVNLAWLPTSGTGSIWHWILPISVLFVRPFGIIVQVVRGSMITALSSAYVKTARAKGVKSTPIIFIHALRNAMLPVITVIGDQAASLLNGAVIIETIFGFPGVGKLMIDSILQRDFNVVLAAILVTALAIFLMNLLIDLAYALLDPRIRN, encoded by the coding sequence ATGCTGAGCTTCATCCGAAAACGCGCTGTGGCCAGTCTGATCTCCCTGATCGGGCTCGTGGTCATGGTCTTCTTCCTTTCCAGACTGACAGGCGATCCGGCGGCCCTCTTCCTGCCGGTGGAAGCCTCGGAGGAGATGAAGAACCAGTTCCGGGAACTGCATGGTCTCAATGATCCCCTGCTCGTGCAGTTCAGCCGCTACGTCGGCGATGTCATGACAGGAGACCTCGGCGAATCCCTGCGCAAGGCGCGCCCGGCACTGGACGTCGTGCTTGAGGCTTTCGTCTGGACCCTGTGGCTCGCGGTCATCACCATGAGCCTCGTGACGGTTGCAGCCATCGTTGTCGGCTCGCTGGCCGCTTTCCGGGCCGGCGGCTTCTTCGATCGCTTTTCCTCGATCGTGTCCCTCGTCGGGGCCTCGGTTCCCGATTTCTGGCTGGCGATCGTTGCCATAGTCGTTTTTGCCGTAAACCTCGCCTGGCTGCCGACTTCGGGGACCGGTTCGATCTGGCACTGGATCCTGCCGATATCAGTGCTTTTCGTCCGCCCCTTTGGCATTATCGTTCAGGTCGTGCGGGGTTCGATGATCACCGCGCTCTCCTCGGCCTATGTGAAGACTGCGCGGGCCAAGGGTGTGAAATCCACCCCGATCATCTTCATTCATGCGCTGCGCAATGCCATGCTGCCCGTCATCACCGTGATCGGTGATCAGGCCGCGAGCCTGCTTAACGGCGCCGTCATCATCGAGACCATTTTCGGCTTTCCCGGTGTCGGCAAGCTGATGATCGATTCCATCCTGCAGCGCGACTTCAACGTCGTGCTTGCCGCGATCCTTGTCACGGCGCTCGCCATCTTCCTCATGAACCTGCTGATCGACCTCGCCTATGCGCTGCTTGATCCGCGCATCCGGAACTGA
- a CDS encoding iron-containing alcohol dehydrogenase: MTASITLHQPRRLIVGAGTIGEVGSLVSDATSALVIATPITAGFIDRLSLSGKIEVFDAIPGEPDVATLEAALAVARRVRPQVVVGLGGGSVLDVAKLVAVLWDSEQTLIDVAGPNKVNGRNTRLVQVATTAGTGSEAGIRSLITDPVKGNKIAVESPHMIADIAVLDPQLTFTVPPAVTAATGVDAMAHCVEAFTNKRAHPMIDGFARMGFRLVGKYLARAVKDGSDTEAREAMMLASYYGGICLGPVNTAAGHAIAYPLGTRLGLPHGLANAIVFPHVLAFNQPAVQDKTAEVAEALGFSAGSRDALLENACRFCTELDIEMQLSRHGADEDALAGYAAEAHANRRLMDNNPADMAVEDVLAIYRAAY, translated from the coding sequence ATGACCGCATCCATCACCCTCCACCAGCCGCGCCGCCTCATCGTCGGTGCAGGCACGATCGGTGAGGTCGGCAGCCTCGTCTCCGACGCCACATCTGCCTTGGTCATCGCGACACCGATCACAGCAGGTTTCATTGATCGCCTGAGCCTATCCGGCAAGATCGAGGTCTTCGACGCCATTCCCGGAGAACCGGATGTGGCGACCCTTGAAGCGGCGCTTGCGGTGGCGCGCCGGGTCAGACCTCAGGTCGTCGTCGGCCTCGGCGGCGGCTCCGTGCTTGACGTCGCCAAGCTTGTCGCGGTCCTCTGGGACAGCGAACAGACACTCATCGACGTCGCGGGGCCCAACAAGGTCAACGGCCGCAACACCCGGCTCGTTCAGGTGGCGACGACGGCCGGCACGGGCTCGGAAGCCGGCATCCGTTCGCTGATCACCGATCCAGTGAAGGGGAACAAGATTGCGGTCGAGAGCCCCCACATGATTGCCGATATCGCGGTCCTCGATCCGCAATTGACTTTCACTGTGCCGCCGGCCGTCACGGCTGCCACTGGCGTCGATGCCATGGCCCATTGCGTCGAGGCCTTCACCAACAAGCGCGCCCATCCGATGATCGATGGCTTTGCCCGCATGGGCTTCCGCCTGGTCGGCAAATATCTCGCCCGCGCCGTCAAGGATGGCTCGGACACCGAAGCCCGCGAAGCCATGATGCTCGCCTCATACTATGGCGGCATCTGTCTGGGCCCGGTCAACACGGCGGCTGGTCACGCCATCGCCTATCCGCTCGGCACGCGCCTTGGCCTGCCACATGGCCTGGCCAACGCAATCGTCTTCCCGCATGTGCTCGCTTTCAACCAGCCTGCGGTTCAGGACAAGACGGCGGAAGTGGCCGAAGCACTCGGCTTCAGCGCCGGATCACGCGACGCCCTGCTCGAAAACGCCTGCCGTTTCTGCACCGAACTCGACATCGAGATGCAGCTCTCTCGGCACGGCGCGGACGAGGATGCTCTGGCAGGCTACGCGGCAGAGGCCCACGCCAATCGCCGACTGATGGACAACAATCCTGCCGACATGGCCGTCGAAGATGTGTTGGCGATCTATCGAGCAGCCTATTGA
- a CDS encoding ABC transporter substrate-binding protein, with amino-acid sequence MRKTALLCALVMGTTLSPAYAGSGPIKVVLPEEADLLEPCMATRSNIGRIIMENVSETLTELDVRGGTGVQPRLAEKWEQNADGSWRFHLRQGVTFSDGSTFDAKDVKHSFDRIMSDKNSCESRRYFGGMTVTPTVVDDYTVDFKADPVQPILPLLLSLVTIVPEETPLEFVREPVGTGPYKLSNWTPGQQIVLTSRDDYWGAKPEVTEATYLFRADPAVRAAMVQAGEADLSPSISQVEATNPATDFSYLDSETVYLRIDHNIEPLNDVRVRRALNLAVDREAFLGTLLPDSALLATAIVPPPTLGWNPDVKVPAYDPDAAKKLIEEAKSDGVKVDTPITIVARSANFPNVTEIMEAIQQQLQEVGFKIDLKFVEVAEHEQYYSKPFAEGRGPRIVAAMHDNSKGDPSFSMFFKYATDGTQSGFSDPKVDDLITRASAAVGDERAKLWSELIAYLHDEVVADVLLFHMVGFSRVSERLDFKPTMATNSMLQLSEIKIK; translated from the coding sequence ATGAGAAAGACTGCATTGCTGTGTGCCCTGGTCATGGGCACCACCCTTTCCCCGGCTTATGCCGGCTCTGGGCCGATCAAGGTGGTGTTGCCGGAAGAGGCCGATCTGCTTGAGCCCTGCATGGCGACGCGTTCGAACATCGGCCGCATCATCATGGAAAACGTCAGCGAGACGCTGACCGAGCTCGATGTGCGCGGCGGCACCGGCGTCCAGCCGCGCCTTGCCGAGAAGTGGGAGCAGAATGCCGATGGCAGCTGGCGTTTTCATCTGCGCCAGGGTGTGACGTTCTCCGACGGCAGCACCTTTGATGCCAAGGACGTCAAGCACAGCTTTGACCGCATCATGAGTGACAAGAACAGCTGCGAATCCCGACGCTACTTCGGCGGCATGACCGTGACACCGACGGTCGTCGATGACTACACCGTCGATTTCAAGGCCGATCCGGTGCAGCCGATCCTGCCGTTGCTTCTGTCGCTCGTCACCATTGTGCCCGAGGAGACACCTCTGGAATTCGTCCGCGAACCGGTTGGCACAGGCCCCTACAAGCTGAGCAACTGGACACCTGGGCAGCAGATTGTCCTCACGAGCCGCGACGATTACTGGGGCGCAAAGCCCGAGGTGACCGAAGCCACCTATCTGTTCCGCGCTGACCCTGCCGTACGCGCAGCCATGGTTCAGGCGGGCGAGGCAGATCTGTCGCCGTCGATCTCGCAGGTCGAAGCCACCAATCCGGCGACCGACTTCTCTTACCTCGACAGCGAAACCGTCTATCTGCGCATTGACCACAATATCGAGCCGCTGAACGACGTCCGTGTTCGCCGGGCACTCAACCTTGCTGTCGATCGCGAAGCCTTCCTCGGGACCCTGCTGCCGGACAGCGCACTGCTCGCCACGGCCATCGTGCCCCCGCCGACGCTCGGCTGGAATCCGGACGTGAAGGTGCCCGCTTACGACCCTGATGCTGCCAAGAAGCTGATCGAGGAGGCGAAGTCGGACGGCGTGAAGGTCGATACGCCGATCACCATCGTCGCCCGTTCGGCAAACTTCCCGAACGTCACCGAAATCATGGAGGCGATCCAGCAGCAGCTGCAGGAGGTCGGGTTCAAGATCGATCTGAAGTTCGTCGAAGTGGCCGAACACGAGCAGTATTATTCGAAGCCCTTTGCAGAAGGCCGGGGCCCTCGGATCGTCGCTGCCATGCACGACAATTCGAAAGGTGATCCGTCCTTCTCGATGTTCTTCAAATACGCGACGGACGGCACCCAGTCGGGCTTCTCCGACCCGAAGGTGGACGATCTGATCACGCGCGCCTCTGCTGCCGTCGGTGACGAACGGGCAAAGCTCTGGTCGGAATTGATCGCCTATCTGCATGACGAAGTGGTCGCAGATGTGCTTCTCTTCCACATGGTCGGCTTCTCGCGGGTTTCCGAGCGACTGGATTTCAAGCCGACGATGGCGACGAATTCCATGCTCCAGCTCTCCGAGATCAAGATCAAGTAA
- the pdxA gene encoding 4-hydroxythreonine-4-phosphate dehydrogenase PdxA, translating to MSGTIGITMGDPCGVGPEISVRALAEMSAEDRTATRIYGNLATLEAARKALKVDLDLTPYVVDIEIEGAPLPWGTLSPVAGDAAFRFIERAVRDAEAGKIGCIVTAPINKEALNLAGHHYDGHTGMLRSLTGSRAAYMLLASERLKVIHVSTHVSLQEAIRRATTERVLATIKAGNDHLKRIGYEKPRIAVAGVNPHCGENGLFGTEDDDQIAPAVAAARAEGIDVLGPISADTVFYRAYSGAFDLVVAQYHDQGHIPIKLVAFDTAVNVSVELPIDRTSVDHGTAFDIAGKGIANHGNMNSAIAYARKLVAGKVKQG from the coding sequence ATGAGCGGCACTATCGGCATCACCATGGGCGATCCCTGCGGCGTCGGGCCCGAGATCTCGGTCCGGGCTCTGGCCGAAATGTCGGCCGAGGATCGCACAGCGACCCGGATCTACGGCAATCTGGCAACCCTCGAAGCGGCACGAAAGGCACTGAAGGTCGATCTGGACCTCACGCCTTATGTTGTCGACATCGAGATTGAGGGCGCCCCGCTTCCCTGGGGCACACTCAGCCCGGTCGCCGGCGACGCGGCCTTCCGCTTCATCGAAAGAGCCGTTCGCGATGCCGAAGCCGGAAAGATCGGCTGCATCGTTACCGCCCCGATCAACAAGGAAGCGCTGAACCTCGCCGGCCACCATTATGACGGCCATACGGGCATGCTGCGCAGCCTGACGGGGTCCAGGGCGGCCTACATGCTGCTTGCCTCCGAACGCCTGAAGGTCATTCACGTCTCGACCCACGTCTCGCTTCAGGAAGCTATCCGCCGGGCGACCACCGAACGCGTTCTGGCAACCATCAAGGCCGGCAATGATCATCTCAAGCGCATCGGCTACGAGAAACCGCGTATCGCGGTTGCCGGCGTCAATCCGCATTGCGGCGAGAACGGTCTTTTCGGCACGGAAGATGACGATCAGATCGCGCCCGCAGTCGCAGCCGCCCGCGCCGAAGGCATCGATGTGCTCGGACCGATCTCGGCCGACACGGTCTTCTACCGGGCCTATTCCGGCGCCTTTGATCTTGTCGTCGCCCAGTATCACGATCAGGGCCATATCCCGATCAAGCTGGTTGCCTTCGACACGGCGGTGAACGTCTCCGTCGAACTGCCAATCGACCGCACCTCTGTCGACCACGGCACCGCCTTCGACATCGCCGGCAAGGGCATTGCCAATCACGGCAACATGAATTCGGCCATTGCCTATGCCCGCAAGCTGGTCGCCGGCAAGGTCAAGCAAGGATGA
- a CDS encoding sialidase family protein yields MTPDDIARRMTGALTAKDAGRIEALLPSPMVQNHASFLHRQANGSLICAWFGGSLEGKSDISIYASVLPEGASAWGPPQRLSSDPDHSEQNPVLFQAPDGRLLLLHTSQPSGNQDECRIRMAEIKTDAADPTRLTAAEGRYLDLPQGCFVRAPVMIREDGAWLLPIFRCIPRPGQKWNGSHDTAAIGISKDSGVTWALDELPRSIGCVHMSPVTLGEDNMAAFFRRRQADFVYRTESSDEGQTWSIPAPTDLPNNNSSIAAITLSNDRIAIICNPVNAAASPDRRTSLYDELGEQDDRPEADPTGGCTPIWGVPRAPVSVCISHDGGRTFPHRILIEDGPGTCLSNDSTDGRNKEMSYPWLLAEPDGSLHIAYTYHRRAIKYVRLAPGWDRPEDGA; encoded by the coding sequence ATGACACCTGATGACATCGCCCGGCGCATGACCGGCGCACTCACCGCGAAAGATGCGGGCCGGATCGAGGCGCTGCTTCCATCCCCGATGGTCCAGAACCACGCATCCTTCCTCCACAGGCAGGCGAACGGAAGCCTGATCTGCGCCTGGTTCGGCGGATCGCTCGAAGGAAAATCCGACATTTCGATCTATGCTTCCGTGTTGCCAGAGGGCGCATCAGCCTGGGGACCGCCGCAACGGCTGAGCTCCGACCCTGACCATTCCGAGCAGAACCCCGTCCTGTTCCAGGCACCTGACGGTCGTCTGCTCCTGCTTCACACGTCGCAGCCTTCGGGAAACCAAGATGAATGCCGGATCAGGATGGCGGAGATTAAGACGGATGCCGCCGACCCGACGCGGTTGACCGCTGCGGAAGGGCGCTATCTCGACCTGCCCCAGGGCTGCTTCGTGCGCGCGCCGGTCATGATCCGCGAAGATGGCGCATGGCTTCTCCCCATTTTCCGCTGCATCCCGCGCCCGGGGCAAAAGTGGAATGGCAGCCATGACACCGCAGCCATCGGCATCAGCAAGGACTCTGGCGTGACCTGGGCGCTCGACGAGCTCCCCCGGTCGATCGGCTGCGTGCACATGTCTCCTGTAACCCTTGGCGAAGACAACATGGCCGCCTTTTTCCGCCGTCGCCAGGCAGACTTCGTCTACCGCACCGAGAGCAGCGATGAAGGTCAGACCTGGAGCATCCCGGCACCGACAGACCTGCCGAACAACAACTCCTCGATTGCAGCAATCACGCTCAGTAACGACCGCATTGCGATCATCTGCAATCCTGTCAATGCCGCGGCCTCCCCTGACCGTCGAACCTCTCTCTATGATGAACTCGGAGAACAGGACGACAGGCCGGAGGCGGACCCGACCGGCGGCTGCACCCCCATCTGGGGCGTGCCGCGCGCGCCTGTTTCCGTTTGCATCTCGCACGACGGCGGTCGCACGTTCCCTCATCGCATCCTGATCGAGGATGGACCGGGAACCTGCCTGTCGAACGATTCCACCGATGGACGAAACAAGGAAATGTCCTATCCATGGCTCCTGGCCGAACCGGACGGATCCCTTCACATCGCCTATACCTATCACAGACGCGCGATCAAATACGTCCGGCTCGCCCCCGGCTGGGATCGTCCCGAAGACGGAGCATGA